A single genomic interval of Alligator mississippiensis isolate rAllMis1 chromosome 15, rAllMis1, whole genome shotgun sequence harbors:
- the BCL3 gene encoding B-cell lymphoma 3 protein codes for MAAEELPVDLRTWRREAPPRAPPAPPARQPETCLPLRKRRYPGRDRDPPEPPSAAAGSPPRPQAQPEPEPPAPGPCGGCCGPGLALRYPRLSPACCYPGLGGAFPADLAACLSPPALLGFAPPLPVPLPVPLALALPGAAEAQLAADVAAATRQDEDGDTALHIAVAQGNVAAARRLVALFLRGGRELDVYNHLRQTPLHVAAITGQAALVRLLLAHGASARARDRQGRSAAHLCCEHGAARCLRDLLLGARPPPDLEARDYEGLTALHVAVAARDQEAARLLLEHGADADAADIKSGRSPLLHAVENNDLAMAELLLQQGASVNAQSYAGCTALHVASGRGLLDALRLLLRSGADGGLKNCHNDTALAVAKNRRVIDILRGKASRPPPTSERAGDGASPVPSTTGSTSPGLSPTGLSSSPLLAPSPPQTPGAHQAATPNQRAEGAEGTNGASTPGLTHHAVKRESSPILSPVEQPMGCQLPLPLANGRLDHNLDAPANHFAPLLPAAFHRPIVLLGSGPLPNHVPPRDAGSPPPGAGPGPRLRTPDAVGGGGS; via the exons ATGGCGGCGGAGGAACTGCCCGTGGACCTGCGGACGTGGCGGCGGGAGGcgcccccccgcgcccccccgGCGCCCCCCGCCCGCCAGCCCGAGACCTGCCTGCCCCTGCGCAAGCGCCGCTACCCGGGCCGGGACCGGGACCCCCCCGAGCCCCCGAGCGCCGCTGCCGGGAGCCCCCCCAGGCCGCAGGcgcagccggagccggagccccCCGCGCCGGGGCCTTGCGGGGGCTGCTGCGGGCCCGGCTTGGCCCTGCGCTATCCGCGCCTGTCGCCCGCCTGCTGCTACCCAG GCCTGGGCGGTGCGTTCCCGGCGGACCTGGCCGCCTGCCTGTCCCCCCCCGCGCTGCTGGGCTTCGCCCCCCCGCTGCCGGTGCCGCTGCCGGTGCCGCTGGCGCTGGCCCTGCCGGGCGCGGCCGAGGCGCAGCTGGCGGCGGACGTCGCGGCGGCCACGCGCCAGGACGAGGACGGAGACAC GGCGCTGCACATCGCGGTGGCTCAAGGGAACGTGGCGGCCGCGCGGCGCCTGGTGGCGCTCTTCCTGCGGGGGGGCCGCGAGCTCGACGTCTACAACCACCTGCGCCAg ACGCCGCTGCACGTGGCCGCCATCACGGGCCAGGCCGCGCTCGTGCGGCTCCTGTTGGCCCACGGGGCCTCGGCGCGCGCCCGGGACCGGCAGGGCCGCAGCGCCGCGCACTTGTGCTGCGAGCACGGGGCCGCGCGCTGCCTGCGCGACCTGCTGCTGGGCGCGCGCCCGCCGCCCGACCTCGAGGCGCGCGACTACGAGG ggctGACGGCGCTGCACGTGGCGGTGGCGGCGCGGGACCAGGAGGCCGCCCGGCTGCTGTTGGAGCATGGGGCTGACGCAGACGCTGCG GACATCAAGAGCGGGCGGTCGCCGCTGCTGCATGCGGTGGAGAACAATGACTTGGccatggctgagctgctgctgcag cagggggcaagtgTGAACGCGCAGTCGTACGCGGGGTGCACGGCGCTGCACGTGGCGAGCGGCCGGGGGCTGCTGGACGCGCTGCGGCTGCTGTTGCGCTCGGGTGCTGACGGCGGCCTCAAGAACTGCCACAACGACACCGCCCTGGCTGTGGCCAAGAACCGCCGG gTCATTGACATCCTGCGGGGTAAGGCCTCGCGCCCGCCCCCCACCTCCGagagagcaggggatggggcctcgccagtgcccagcaccaccggcagcacctcccctggcctcagccccaccg gtctctccagctcccccctgctggcccccagccccccccagacGCCGGGGGCCCATCAAGCGGCTACACCCAATCAGAGAGCAGAGGGTGCGGAAGGGACCAATGGAGCGTCAACACCAGGCCTCACCCACCATGCGGTGAAGCGGGAGAGCAGCCCCATCTTGTCCCCTGTGGAGCAGCCAATGGGCtgtcagctccccctgcccttggcTAATGGACGGCTGGACCACAACCTGGATGCTCCGGCCAATCACTTTGCACCGTTGCTTCCTGCCGCTTTCCACAGGCCAATTGTTTTGCTGGGCTCTGGACCACTGCCCAATCACGTGCCTCCAAGGGATGCTGGCAGCCcgccccctggggcagggccagggccaaggcttCGCACCCCTgatgcagtgggtggggggggcagctga
- the BCAM gene encoding basal cell adhesion molecule isoform X4 has protein sequence MDTSARPRLRPPLPALLLLLLLLPGTRAAVQVQVQVPALVETELGARVTIPCSYNVSGRAGPPLVEWFITERSGERRRVAFTEGGRSAVDTGTEYTGRLVLDPHHGLELEAASLADERVFSCQVTAGTAGSAEGTAQVRVYATPEPPEVRVNPWALSVTESSASEVATCISRNGHPLPTLTWSKDGDPLDTPPERNDELYAVLRSVREASGLRSASSTLYLRPRKRDRAARFRCHVTFPRPHGPPGRTASSPFTLVLHYYTENVNFTLESPHGGITKEGDDVVLRCHGDGYPSQAYTFNTVEGRDLGTSADGRLALPRVTRADTGTYRCRVLDFDSPPEVQLERELSLHVHYLDTPVLQPSKMATVPLGGDLELRCAATGSEAPQLAWKKGQDWLGPGPVHTLRTVSYSDAGPYTCEAAVPSVPGLQRNDTVHIVVEGPPKMEDPEPVFGREGDLVRLSCQAQGHPLPHITWSLHDVTPEDSGAEGHVNSTVWVQMTPELANDGVRCHAHNRYGEAETSFSLRILGKITFVPTVPTTHPTGGPLAGPGAAVVAVVVCVLVLLLVVGCFYGLQRRRHLPCRGGGEKRSLAETSPERLG, from the exons aTGGACACCTCCGCGCGGCCCCGGCTCCGCCCGCCGCTCCCcgcgctgctgctcctgctgctgctcctgccag gcacCCGGGCGGCGGTGCAAGTGCAGGTGCAGGTGCCAGCGCTGGTGGAGACAGAGCTTGGCGCCCGAGTCACCATACCCTGCAGCTACAACGTCTCGGGGCGCGCGGGCCCCCCCCTGGTTGAGTGGTTCATC ACAGAGCGCAGTGGGGAGCGGCGCCGCGTGGCCTTCACCGAAGGCGGCCGCAGCGCAGTGGACACAGGCACGGAGTACACAGGGCGCTTGGTGCTGGACCCCCAtcatgggctggagctggaggctgccagcCTCGCCGACGAGCGCGTCTTCTCCTGCCAGGTCACGGCCGGCACCGCCGGCAGCGCTGAGGGCACTGCCCAGGTCCGCGTCTATG ccactccCGAGCCCCCTGAGGTGCGTGTGAACCCCTGGGCGCTGTCGGTGACAGAGTCGTCGGCATCAGAG GTTGCCACCTGCATCAGCCGCAACGGGCACCCGCTGCCCACCCTGACCTGGTCCAAGGACGGGGACCCCCTGGACACCCCTCCCGAGCGCAACGACG AGCTGTACGCGGTGCTGCGCAGTGTGCGCGAGGCCTCGGGGCTGCGCTCCGCCTCCAGCACCTTGTACCTGCGGCCGCGCAAGCGGGACCGCGCCGCACGCTTCCGCTGCCACGTGACCTTCCCGCGCCCCCACGGGCCCCCTGGCCGCACCGCCTCCAGCCCCTTCACCCTGGTGCTGCACT ACTACACGGAGAACGTGAACTTCACCCTGGAGTCCCCCCACGGTGGCATCACCAAGGAGGGGGATGACGTGGTGCTGCGTTGCCACGGCGACGGCTACCCCAGCCAGGCCTACACCTTCAACACAGTGGAG GGCCGTGACCTGGGCACGAGCGCGGACGGGCGGCTGGCGCTGCCGCGGGTGACGCGGGCGGACACGGGCACCTACCGGTGCCGTGTGCTCGACTTCGACAGCCCCCCCGAGGTGCAGCTGGAGCGGGAGCTCAGCTTGCACGTGCACT acctggacacaccggtgctgcagcccagcaagaTGGCCACCGTGCCGCTGGGAGGGGACCTGGAGCTGCgctgcgccgcgaccggctctgagGCCCCCCAGCTGGCCTGGAAGAAG gggcaggactggctgGGCCCGGGCCCTGTGCACACGCTGCGCACGGTCTCCTACAGCGATGCCGGGCCTTACACATGCGAGGCAGCTGtgcccagcgtgcccgggctgcaaCGCAACGATACGGTCCACATCGTGGTAGAAG ggccgcCCAAGATGGAGGACCCAGAGCCAGTTTTTGGTCGTGAGGGGGACCTTGTCCGTCTGTCGTGCCAGGCTCAggggcaccccctgccccacatcacCTGGAGCCTGCATGACGTCACG CCAGAGGACAGCGGCGCTGAGGGCCATGTGAACAGCACTGTGTGGGTGCAGATGACACCTGAGCTCGCTAATGATGGTGTCCGGTGCCACGCTCACAACCGCTATGGCGAGGCCGAGACCAGCTTCAGCCTCCGCATCC TAGGGAAGATCACGTTCGTGCCCACTGTGCCCACCACGCACCCCACAG GGGGGCCCTTGGCCGGTCCGGGGGCTGCAGTAGTGGCCGTGGTGGTCTGCGTCCTGGTCCTGCTGCTTGTTGTCGGCTGCTTCTACGGGCTCCAGCGACGCCGGCACCTGCCGTGCAGGGGGGGCGGCGAGAAGCGCTCCCT tgctgaGACTTCCCCAGAGCGGCTGGGAtaa
- the BCAM gene encoding basal cell adhesion molecule isoform X3, giving the protein MDTSARPRLRPPLPALLLLLLLLPGTRAAVQVQVQVPALVETELGARVTIPCSYNVSGRAGPPLVEWFITERSGERRRVAFTEGGRSAVDTGTEYTGRLVLDPHHGLELEAASLADERVFSCQVTAGTAGSAEGTAQVRVYATPEPPEVRVNPWALSVTESSASEVATCISRNGHPLPTLTWSKDGDPLDTPPERNDELYAVLRSVREASGLRSASSTLYLRPRKRDRAARFRCHVTFPRPHGPPGRTASSPFTLVLHYYTENVNFTLESPHGGITKEGDDVVLRCHGDGYPSQAYTFNTVEGRDLGTSADGRLALPRVTRADTGTYRCRVLDFDSPPEVQLERELSLHVHYLDTPVLQPSKMATVPLGGDLELRCAATGSEAPQLAWKKGQDWLGPGPVHTLRTVSYSDAGPYTCEAAVPSVPGLQRNDTVHIVVEGPPKMEDPEPVFGREGDLVRLSCQAQGHPLPHITWSLHDVTPEDSGAEGHVNSTVWVQMTPELANDGVRCHAHNRYGEAETSFSLRIRGPLAGPGAAVVAVVVCVLVLLLVVGCFYGLQRRRHLPCRGGGEKRSLTPRAGGVTAPGGATELRPDGTEQSRGLLSPGGGPGPEC; this is encoded by the exons aTGGACACCTCCGCGCGGCCCCGGCTCCGCCCGCCGCTCCCcgcgctgctgctcctgctgctgctcctgccag gcacCCGGGCGGCGGTGCAAGTGCAGGTGCAGGTGCCAGCGCTGGTGGAGACAGAGCTTGGCGCCCGAGTCACCATACCCTGCAGCTACAACGTCTCGGGGCGCGCGGGCCCCCCCCTGGTTGAGTGGTTCATC ACAGAGCGCAGTGGGGAGCGGCGCCGCGTGGCCTTCACCGAAGGCGGCCGCAGCGCAGTGGACACAGGCACGGAGTACACAGGGCGCTTGGTGCTGGACCCCCAtcatgggctggagctggaggctgccagcCTCGCCGACGAGCGCGTCTTCTCCTGCCAGGTCACGGCCGGCACCGCCGGCAGCGCTGAGGGCACTGCCCAGGTCCGCGTCTATG ccactccCGAGCCCCCTGAGGTGCGTGTGAACCCCTGGGCGCTGTCGGTGACAGAGTCGTCGGCATCAGAG GTTGCCACCTGCATCAGCCGCAACGGGCACCCGCTGCCCACCCTGACCTGGTCCAAGGACGGGGACCCCCTGGACACCCCTCCCGAGCGCAACGACG AGCTGTACGCGGTGCTGCGCAGTGTGCGCGAGGCCTCGGGGCTGCGCTCCGCCTCCAGCACCTTGTACCTGCGGCCGCGCAAGCGGGACCGCGCCGCACGCTTCCGCTGCCACGTGACCTTCCCGCGCCCCCACGGGCCCCCTGGCCGCACCGCCTCCAGCCCCTTCACCCTGGTGCTGCACT ACTACACGGAGAACGTGAACTTCACCCTGGAGTCCCCCCACGGTGGCATCACCAAGGAGGGGGATGACGTGGTGCTGCGTTGCCACGGCGACGGCTACCCCAGCCAGGCCTACACCTTCAACACAGTGGAG GGCCGTGACCTGGGCACGAGCGCGGACGGGCGGCTGGCGCTGCCGCGGGTGACGCGGGCGGACACGGGCACCTACCGGTGCCGTGTGCTCGACTTCGACAGCCCCCCCGAGGTGCAGCTGGAGCGGGAGCTCAGCTTGCACGTGCACT acctggacacaccggtgctgcagcccagcaagaTGGCCACCGTGCCGCTGGGAGGGGACCTGGAGCTGCgctgcgccgcgaccggctctgagGCCCCCCAGCTGGCCTGGAAGAAG gggcaggactggctgGGCCCGGGCCCTGTGCACACGCTGCGCACGGTCTCCTACAGCGATGCCGGGCCTTACACATGCGAGGCAGCTGtgcccagcgtgcccgggctgcaaCGCAACGATACGGTCCACATCGTGGTAGAAG ggccgcCCAAGATGGAGGACCCAGAGCCAGTTTTTGGTCGTGAGGGGGACCTTGTCCGTCTGTCGTGCCAGGCTCAggggcaccccctgccccacatcacCTGGAGCCTGCATGACGTCACG CCAGAGGACAGCGGCGCTGAGGGCCATGTGAACAGCACTGTGTGGGTGCAGATGACACCTGAGCTCGCTAATGATGGTGTCCGGTGCCACGCTCACAACCGCTATGGCGAGGCCGAGACCAGCTTCAGCCTCCGCATCC GGGGGCCCTTGGCCGGTCCGGGGGCTGCAGTAGTGGCCGTGGTGGTCTGCGTCCTGGTCCTGCTGCTTGTTGTCGGCTGCTTCTACGGGCTCCAGCGACGCCGGCACCTGCCGTGCAGGGGGGGCGGCGAGAAGCGCTCCCT GACCCCCAGGGCCGGGGGGGTCACAGCACCAGGGGGGGCCACGGAGCTGCGGCCGGATGGGACAGAGCAGAGTCGGGGGTTGCTGAGCCCAGGGGGGGGGCCTGGCCCCGAG tgctga
- the BCAM gene encoding basal cell adhesion molecule isoform X1, translating to MDTSARPRLRPPLPALLLLLLLLPGTRAAVQVQVQVPALVETELGARVTIPCSYNVSGRAGPPLVEWFITERSGERRRVAFTEGGRSAVDTGTEYTGRLVLDPHHGLELEAASLADERVFSCQVTAGTAGSAEGTAQVRVYATPEPPEVRVNPWALSVTESSASEVATCISRNGHPLPTLTWSKDGDPLDTPPERNDELYAVLRSVREASGLRSASSTLYLRPRKRDRAARFRCHVTFPRPHGPPGRTASSPFTLVLHYYTENVNFTLESPHGGITKEGDDVVLRCHGDGYPSQAYTFNTVEGRDLGTSADGRLALPRVTRADTGTYRCRVLDFDSPPEVQLERELSLHVHYLDTPVLQPSKMATVPLGGDLELRCAATGSEAPQLAWKKGQDWLGPGPVHTLRTVSYSDAGPYTCEAAVPSVPGLQRNDTVHIVVEGPPKMEDPEPVFGREGDLVRLSCQAQGHPLPHITWSLHDVTPEDSGAEGHVNSTVWVQMTPELANDGVRCHAHNRYGEAETSFSLRILGKITFVPTVPTTHPTGGPLAGPGAAVVAVVVCVLVLLLVVGCFYGLQRRRHLPCRGGGEKRSLTPRAGGVTAPGGATELRPDGTEQSRGLLSPGGGPGPEC from the exons aTGGACACCTCCGCGCGGCCCCGGCTCCGCCCGCCGCTCCCcgcgctgctgctcctgctgctgctcctgccag gcacCCGGGCGGCGGTGCAAGTGCAGGTGCAGGTGCCAGCGCTGGTGGAGACAGAGCTTGGCGCCCGAGTCACCATACCCTGCAGCTACAACGTCTCGGGGCGCGCGGGCCCCCCCCTGGTTGAGTGGTTCATC ACAGAGCGCAGTGGGGAGCGGCGCCGCGTGGCCTTCACCGAAGGCGGCCGCAGCGCAGTGGACACAGGCACGGAGTACACAGGGCGCTTGGTGCTGGACCCCCAtcatgggctggagctggaggctgccagcCTCGCCGACGAGCGCGTCTTCTCCTGCCAGGTCACGGCCGGCACCGCCGGCAGCGCTGAGGGCACTGCCCAGGTCCGCGTCTATG ccactccCGAGCCCCCTGAGGTGCGTGTGAACCCCTGGGCGCTGTCGGTGACAGAGTCGTCGGCATCAGAG GTTGCCACCTGCATCAGCCGCAACGGGCACCCGCTGCCCACCCTGACCTGGTCCAAGGACGGGGACCCCCTGGACACCCCTCCCGAGCGCAACGACG AGCTGTACGCGGTGCTGCGCAGTGTGCGCGAGGCCTCGGGGCTGCGCTCCGCCTCCAGCACCTTGTACCTGCGGCCGCGCAAGCGGGACCGCGCCGCACGCTTCCGCTGCCACGTGACCTTCCCGCGCCCCCACGGGCCCCCTGGCCGCACCGCCTCCAGCCCCTTCACCCTGGTGCTGCACT ACTACACGGAGAACGTGAACTTCACCCTGGAGTCCCCCCACGGTGGCATCACCAAGGAGGGGGATGACGTGGTGCTGCGTTGCCACGGCGACGGCTACCCCAGCCAGGCCTACACCTTCAACACAGTGGAG GGCCGTGACCTGGGCACGAGCGCGGACGGGCGGCTGGCGCTGCCGCGGGTGACGCGGGCGGACACGGGCACCTACCGGTGCCGTGTGCTCGACTTCGACAGCCCCCCCGAGGTGCAGCTGGAGCGGGAGCTCAGCTTGCACGTGCACT acctggacacaccggtgctgcagcccagcaagaTGGCCACCGTGCCGCTGGGAGGGGACCTGGAGCTGCgctgcgccgcgaccggctctgagGCCCCCCAGCTGGCCTGGAAGAAG gggcaggactggctgGGCCCGGGCCCTGTGCACACGCTGCGCACGGTCTCCTACAGCGATGCCGGGCCTTACACATGCGAGGCAGCTGtgcccagcgtgcccgggctgcaaCGCAACGATACGGTCCACATCGTGGTAGAAG ggccgcCCAAGATGGAGGACCCAGAGCCAGTTTTTGGTCGTGAGGGGGACCTTGTCCGTCTGTCGTGCCAGGCTCAggggcaccccctgccccacatcacCTGGAGCCTGCATGACGTCACG CCAGAGGACAGCGGCGCTGAGGGCCATGTGAACAGCACTGTGTGGGTGCAGATGACACCTGAGCTCGCTAATGATGGTGTCCGGTGCCACGCTCACAACCGCTATGGCGAGGCCGAGACCAGCTTCAGCCTCCGCATCC TAGGGAAGATCACGTTCGTGCCCACTGTGCCCACCACGCACCCCACAG GGGGGCCCTTGGCCGGTCCGGGGGCTGCAGTAGTGGCCGTGGTGGTCTGCGTCCTGGTCCTGCTGCTTGTTGTCGGCTGCTTCTACGGGCTCCAGCGACGCCGGCACCTGCCGTGCAGGGGGGGCGGCGAGAAGCGCTCCCT GACCCCCAGGGCCGGGGGGGTCACAGCACCAGGGGGGGCCACGGAGCTGCGGCCGGATGGGACAGAGCAGAGTCGGGGGTTGCTGAGCCCAGGGGGGGGGCCTGGCCCCGAG tgctga
- the BCAM gene encoding basal cell adhesion molecule isoform X2 has translation MDTSARPRLRPPLPALLLLLLLLPGTRAAVQVQVQVPALVETELGARVTIPCSYNVSGRAGPPLVEWFITERSGERRRVAFTEGGRSAVDTGTEYTGRLVLDPHHGLELEAASLADERVFSCQVTAGTAGSAEGTAQVRVYATPEPPEVRVNPWALSVTESSASEVATCISRNGHPLPTLTWSKDGDPLDTPPERNDELYAVLRSVREASGLRSASSTLYLRPRKRDRAARFRCHVTFPRPHGPPGRTASSPFTLVLHYYTENVNFTLESPHGGITKEGDDVVLRCHGDGYPSQAYTFNTVEGRDLGTSADGRLALPRVTRADTGTYRCRVLDFDSPPEVQLERELSLHVHYLDTPVLQPSKMATVPLGGDLELRCAATGSEAPQLAWKKGQDWLGPGPVHTLRTVSYSDAGPYTCEAAVPSVPGLQRNDTVHIVVEGPPKMEDPEPVFGREGDLVRLSCQAQGHPLPHITWSLHDVTPEDSGAEGHVNSTVWVQMTPELANDGVRCHAHNRYGEAETSFSLRIRKITFVPTVPTTHPTGGPLAGPGAAVVAVVVCVLVLLLVVGCFYGLQRRRHLPCRGGGEKRSLTPRAGGVTAPGGATELRPDGTEQSRGLLSPGGGPGPEC, from the exons aTGGACACCTCCGCGCGGCCCCGGCTCCGCCCGCCGCTCCCcgcgctgctgctcctgctgctgctcctgccag gcacCCGGGCGGCGGTGCAAGTGCAGGTGCAGGTGCCAGCGCTGGTGGAGACAGAGCTTGGCGCCCGAGTCACCATACCCTGCAGCTACAACGTCTCGGGGCGCGCGGGCCCCCCCCTGGTTGAGTGGTTCATC ACAGAGCGCAGTGGGGAGCGGCGCCGCGTGGCCTTCACCGAAGGCGGCCGCAGCGCAGTGGACACAGGCACGGAGTACACAGGGCGCTTGGTGCTGGACCCCCAtcatgggctggagctggaggctgccagcCTCGCCGACGAGCGCGTCTTCTCCTGCCAGGTCACGGCCGGCACCGCCGGCAGCGCTGAGGGCACTGCCCAGGTCCGCGTCTATG ccactccCGAGCCCCCTGAGGTGCGTGTGAACCCCTGGGCGCTGTCGGTGACAGAGTCGTCGGCATCAGAG GTTGCCACCTGCATCAGCCGCAACGGGCACCCGCTGCCCACCCTGACCTGGTCCAAGGACGGGGACCCCCTGGACACCCCTCCCGAGCGCAACGACG AGCTGTACGCGGTGCTGCGCAGTGTGCGCGAGGCCTCGGGGCTGCGCTCCGCCTCCAGCACCTTGTACCTGCGGCCGCGCAAGCGGGACCGCGCCGCACGCTTCCGCTGCCACGTGACCTTCCCGCGCCCCCACGGGCCCCCTGGCCGCACCGCCTCCAGCCCCTTCACCCTGGTGCTGCACT ACTACACGGAGAACGTGAACTTCACCCTGGAGTCCCCCCACGGTGGCATCACCAAGGAGGGGGATGACGTGGTGCTGCGTTGCCACGGCGACGGCTACCCCAGCCAGGCCTACACCTTCAACACAGTGGAG GGCCGTGACCTGGGCACGAGCGCGGACGGGCGGCTGGCGCTGCCGCGGGTGACGCGGGCGGACACGGGCACCTACCGGTGCCGTGTGCTCGACTTCGACAGCCCCCCCGAGGTGCAGCTGGAGCGGGAGCTCAGCTTGCACGTGCACT acctggacacaccggtgctgcagcccagcaagaTGGCCACCGTGCCGCTGGGAGGGGACCTGGAGCTGCgctgcgccgcgaccggctctgagGCCCCCCAGCTGGCCTGGAAGAAG gggcaggactggctgGGCCCGGGCCCTGTGCACACGCTGCGCACGGTCTCCTACAGCGATGCCGGGCCTTACACATGCGAGGCAGCTGtgcccagcgtgcccgggctgcaaCGCAACGATACGGTCCACATCGTGGTAGAAG ggccgcCCAAGATGGAGGACCCAGAGCCAGTTTTTGGTCGTGAGGGGGACCTTGTCCGTCTGTCGTGCCAGGCTCAggggcaccccctgccccacatcacCTGGAGCCTGCATGACGTCACG CCAGAGGACAGCGGCGCTGAGGGCCATGTGAACAGCACTGTGTGGGTGCAGATGACACCTGAGCTCGCTAATGATGGTGTCCGGTGCCACGCTCACAACCGCTATGGCGAGGCCGAGACCAGCTTCAGCCTCCGCATCC GGAAGATCACGTTCGTGCCCACTGTGCCCACCACGCACCCCACAG GGGGGCCCTTGGCCGGTCCGGGGGCTGCAGTAGTGGCCGTGGTGGTCTGCGTCCTGGTCCTGCTGCTTGTTGTCGGCTGCTTCTACGGGCTCCAGCGACGCCGGCACCTGCCGTGCAGGGGGGGCGGCGAGAAGCGCTCCCT GACCCCCAGGGCCGGGGGGGTCACAGCACCAGGGGGGGCCACGGAGCTGCGGCCGGATGGGACAGAGCAGAGTCGGGGGTTGCTGAGCCCAGGGGGGGGGCCTGGCCCCGAG tgctga